A single region of the Vicia villosa cultivar HV-30 ecotype Madison, WI linkage group LG4, Vvil1.0, whole genome shotgun sequence genome encodes:
- the LOC131598437 gene encoding F-box protein PP2-B13-like encodes MANRLGKVIGQVVRSSQTTFVLGKHMQDHVLLGYELIRDYSRNSGPPRFSVVAELRTMNWLEIQGRIRTNILTPNKLYGAYLVMKVSHRAYGLDSDPSEISIRKGKKVKRGKAYLCTKDENKSNLETLFYGNRRNRMVQGQEDGENVGVPCKREDGWMEIEISEFLSGEGDEEEIETSVAEVGHQLKGGLIPEGIEVRPKHA; translated from the exons ATGGCTAACAGGCTTGGCAAGGTAATTGGCCAGGTGGTTCGCAGTAGCCAAACGACTTTTGTACTTGGGAAACATATGCAGGACCATGTGTTGTTGGGGTACGAGCTTATTAGAGATTACAGTCGTAACAGCGGCCCTCCAAG ATTTTCGGTGGTTGCTGAGTTGAGAACAATGAACTGGTTAGAAAtacaaggcagaatcagaacgaATATTCTAACTCCAAACAAGTTATATGGAGCATATTTAGTAATGAAAGTTTCTCATCGAGCTTATGGACTTGACTCTGATCCTTCAGAAATATCAATTAGGAAAGGAAAGAAGGTAAAGAGAGGGAAAGCATATCTGTGTACTAAAGATGAGAATAAGTCTAATTTGGAGACATTGTTTTATGGAAATAGAAGAAACAGAATGGTTCAAGGACAAGAAGATGGAGAGAATGTTGGAGTGCCATGTAAAAGAGAAGATGGGTGGATGGAAATTGAGATAAGTGAATTTTTGAGTGGTGAAGGTGATGAAGAAGAGATTGAAACGAGTGTTGCTGAAGTTGGTCATCAGTTGAAGGGAGGACTTATTCCTGAAGGCATTGAAGTGAGGCCTAAACATGCATAA